Proteins encoded within one genomic window of Mesobacillus subterraneus:
- a CDS encoding Crp/Fnr family transcriptional regulator: MSELIKASEKIIKLKKGTFLFREGQEAKEMFIILSGKVQISKMNAEGKELYLRLCNKNDIVGELTLFTVGPRYLFNARVVEDGEAAAVNIDNLEQTLFNNSQLAYQFLKWMNDHIRRTITKFRDLVLHGKKGALYSTLIRLSNSYGIQKDDGIHINISITNQDLANYCGTARESVSRMLGELRDEEIISIHRKRIIIHDLDYLKQQIDCENCPIEYCNIE; this comes from the coding sequence ATGAGCGAATTAATAAAAGCCTCAGAAAAAATAATTAAATTGAAAAAAGGTACTTTTTTATTCCGCGAAGGGCAGGAAGCAAAGGAAATGTTTATTATTCTTTCGGGCAAGGTACAGATTTCAAAAATGAATGCGGAAGGCAAAGAATTGTATTTAAGATTATGTAATAAAAACGATATTGTAGGCGAATTAACCCTCTTTACAGTTGGCCCTCGATATTTATTCAATGCAAGAGTAGTTGAAGATGGCGAAGCAGCAGCGGTTAATATCGATAACCTGGAACAAACGTTGTTCAACAATAGCCAGCTTGCCTACCAATTCCTAAAATGGATGAATGACCATATCCGTAGAACAATCACTAAATTCCGTGATCTTGTCCTGCATGGCAAAAAAGGAGCCTTGTATTCTACACTTATCAGGCTGAGCAATAGTTACGGCATTCAAAAAGACGATGGTATACACATCAATATTTCAATAACTAACCAGGATTTAGCGAATTACTGTGGAACTGCCAGGGAAAGCGTCAGCCGCATGCTTGGGGAATTACGCGATGAAGAGATCATCTCCATACACAGAAAAAGAATTATCATTCATGATCTGGACTACTTAAAACAACAAATTGACTGTGAAAATTGCCCGATAGAATATTGCAATATTGAATAA
- a CDS encoding endonuclease MutS2 yields MLLLSFLETCNKIRRFMKDKEYVAPRVSAYVFAIEELPELAAEIQRCIRNGQIDDYATRELLKVRKQIGIQEDRLKEKLNQLLKSAKIKPFLQEAVISQRNGRYVVPVKKEYRGKVRGSVLDTSASGSTLFIEPEEIGSFQDQMEWLYLEEQAEVEKVLFALTGLAEGKEKEIRMAMETMGHYDYLFSKAKYCRSIDGKRVEIHQDPIILFNGARHPLLGGKAVPLNIEIGTDYHALVITGPNTGGKTVSIKTAGLLSLMAQSGLLLPVEKGSLSGIFHKVLVDIGDGQSIEQNLSTFSSRIVNIIEILKEANDKTLVLLDELGSGTDPGEGMGLAAAILENLNNKGATIFATTHYSEIKDFADNHEDFMNGSMEFDLETLKPTYRLRIGTGGESQAFAIALKLGIHPKLIERAHKITYKSEKGYTAIFENDPMELNAREQQIIANRHKRMKSSADKEKPVKRFDMGDSVHVLSTGELGVIFKGPDSRGNYLVQVRDRKVEVNNKRLKLNLPASELYPEDYDFSIIFESKEHRKLLNKMNKKHIDERIIRDDA; encoded by the coding sequence ATGCTGCTGCTTTCTTTCCTGGAAACCTGCAATAAGATCCGCAGGTTCATGAAGGATAAGGAGTATGTTGCTCCTAGAGTCTCTGCATATGTCTTTGCGATTGAAGAACTTCCCGAACTTGCTGCTGAGATACAACGATGTATCCGTAATGGCCAAATTGATGATTACGCAACAAGGGAACTATTGAAGGTTCGGAAACAAATTGGAATACAGGAAGATCGTTTAAAAGAGAAGCTTAACCAACTGCTAAAATCTGCGAAAATAAAACCATTTCTTCAAGAAGCTGTCATCAGCCAAAGAAACGGCAGGTATGTTGTTCCTGTGAAAAAGGAATATCGTGGAAAGGTCAGAGGGTCAGTACTTGATACATCAGCATCAGGCTCAACTCTATTTATAGAACCTGAAGAAATAGGTTCGTTCCAGGATCAAATGGAGTGGCTGTATTTAGAAGAGCAAGCGGAAGTTGAGAAAGTGCTCTTTGCCTTGACTGGATTGGCTGAGGGAAAAGAGAAAGAAATCCGAATGGCCATGGAGACGATGGGTCATTATGACTATCTGTTTTCAAAAGCAAAATATTGCCGGTCTATTGATGGCAAGAGAGTTGAAATTCATCAAGACCCAATCATTTTATTTAATGGAGCACGCCATCCGCTTCTAGGTGGAAAAGCGGTTCCTTTAAACATTGAAATTGGAACGGATTATCATGCTCTTGTCATTACCGGGCCAAATACTGGCGGTAAAACCGTGTCCATAAAAACAGCAGGACTGCTGTCGTTGATGGCACAAAGCGGATTGCTTCTTCCGGTTGAAAAGGGAAGCTTATCAGGGATTTTTCATAAGGTGCTTGTCGATATAGGCGATGGTCAAAGCATCGAGCAGAATCTAAGTACATTCAGCTCTAGGATTGTCAATATTATAGAGATCTTAAAGGAGGCCAATGATAAAACGCTTGTCCTTCTGGATGAGCTGGGATCTGGAACTGACCCGGGAGAAGGGATGGGCCTTGCTGCAGCCATACTTGAGAACCTGAACAATAAAGGAGCGACTATATTTGCAACAACTCATTACAGCGAGATAAAAGACTTTGCCGACAATCATGAGGATTTCATGAACGGTTCTATGGAATTCGACCTTGAAACACTGAAGCCTACTTACCGTCTGCGAATCGGGACGGGCGGCGAGAGCCAGGCTTTTGCGATTGCGCTGAAACTGGGCATCCATCCAAAGTTGATTGAAAGGGCCCATAAAATAACTTACAAATCCGAGAAAGGTTATACTGCCATATTCGAGAATGACCCGATGGAGCTGAATGCAAGAGAGCAGCAAATCATAGCAAACAGACACAAAAGAATGAAGTCTTCTGCGGATAAGGAGAAGCCGGTAAAACGATTTGATATGGGGGATAGTGTACATGTACTGAGCACTGGAGAGCTGGGAGTGATTTTTAAGGGACCAGACAGTCGGGGGAATTATCTAGTCCAGGTCAGGGACCGTAAAGTCGAGGTTAATAATAAGCGCCTTAAGCTGAATCTGCCTGCTTCAGAGCTTTATCCGGAAGACTATGATTTCAGTATTATATTTGAGTCCAAAGAGCACCGGAAGCTATTGAACAAGATGAACAAAAAACATATTGATGAGCGTATTATAAGGGATGATGCTTGA
- a CDS encoding formate/nitrite transporter family protein has protein sequence MSEQPIEVAIATALKKKKYLRESKAKYLLRAALAGVYIGFGIMVSYRLGEYFYDSHSAATPIASSIFFGLALVLILYGGGELFTSNTMMMTISSLKKATTWKDTIENWIACYSGNLLGAVFFGMLIMMSGLFISPEKSHYMMETVSMKMNTPAYQLFFRAVLCNWLVCLAVWVPLNVKGDGAKIGVMMLLVFAFVVSGFEHSVANMVLFSIALFVPHPETVSLAGSIYNLVPVTLGNIIGGAFFVGTLYVYLNAKGVVGEKNKPAAQSVYGQNALKRM, from the coding sequence ATGAGTGAACAGCCAATCGAAGTAGCTATTGCCACAGCTTTAAAAAAGAAGAAGTATCTTAGGGAATCAAAAGCAAAGTACTTGTTGCGGGCAGCGCTTGCTGGTGTTTATATCGGTTTTGGCATCATGGTCTCATACCGGCTTGGTGAATACTTCTATGATTCACATTCAGCTGCGACACCTATCGCTAGCTCGATCTTTTTCGGCCTGGCTCTTGTCCTGATTTTATACGGCGGGGGAGAATTATTTACAAGCAACACAATGATGATGACAATCAGTTCTTTAAAAAAAGCAACGACATGGAAGGATACCATTGAAAATTGGATTGCGTGTTATTCAGGAAATTTGTTAGGAGCAGTATTTTTCGGAATGCTCATTATGATGTCGGGTCTTTTTATATCGCCAGAAAAATCCCACTACATGATGGAAACTGTGAGCATGAAAATGAACACACCTGCTTATCAATTGTTCTTTCGTGCAGTTCTTTGTAACTGGCTTGTTTGCCTTGCTGTATGGGTACCGTTAAATGTAAAAGGAGATGGAGCAAAAATAGGAGTCATGATGCTTTTGGTTTTTGCTTTTGTAGTGTCAGGATTCGAACATAGTGTTGCTAACATGGTCCTCTTTTCGATTGCACTCTTTGTTCCCCACCCTGAAACTGTCAGCCTTGCCGGAAGTATATACAATCTAGTTCCTGTTACATTAGGAAACATTATTGGTGGAGCATTTTTTGTTGGCACTCTATATGTATACCTGAATGCCAAAGGAGTAGTTGGCGAAAAAAATAAACCTGCAGCCCAATCAGTCTATGGTCAAAATGCACTCAAGCGAATGTAA
- a CDS encoding XapX domain-containing protein, which produces MKEIILSLVAGLIVGILFKFLKLPLPAPPVLAGVLGIVGVYLGGVVGEWILNSFKG; this is translated from the coding sequence ATGAAAGAAATCATCTTAAGCTTAGTTGCTGGTTTGATCGTAGGAATACTTTTTAAGTTCCTTAAGCTTCCTCTTCCTGCACCTCCTGTTCTAGCGGGTGTCCTTGGAATTGTGGGTGTTTATTTAGGTGGAGTTGTCGGGGAATGGATACTGAATTCCTTTAAAGGGTGA
- a CDS encoding MFS transporter: MDKHVKRNIFTLQGFYLFVFFGIGSLFPLLSVYLSEVENLNGYQIGIILSIGPVIMIFFQPFWGMLADMKNSHNVLLTLTTLITGIAALGYIFFEGFSLFITIATVLAIFQSAIIPLSDSISLKYTSKAGVNYGNVRLFGSLGFGLAVFIMGRLSEWNPQVIFYAFFLTLLVSAVFSMKMPRESSGRPSGLFAGLKDLMKMKRFLIFLGVTFMVFGPNLANNFYFSLFVEDRGGTYTGIGIAFLIAVLSEIPFMRAAGFWISKLGLLKVALFAALVSLIRWVFYFTEPALSLVYASAVIQGLSLGLFIPAGLQYIRDITPMHITATAITIYSAVGNGLGNWFFTFFGGIIFEEFSIYGVYIFFASLTAIGVLLTFWLIQDEQKSALISTNKRWS; this comes from the coding sequence ATGGACAAGCACGTCAAGCGCAACATCTTTACTTTGCAGGGTTTTTATCTTTTTGTGTTTTTTGGCATAGGTAGTTTATTCCCTTTATTAAGTGTCTACTTAAGCGAAGTTGAAAACTTAAATGGTTATCAGATTGGGATTATCCTGTCCATTGGTCCAGTGATCATGATTTTCTTCCAGCCCTTTTGGGGAATGCTGGCCGACATGAAAAATTCCCATAATGTGTTGCTTACATTAACAACCTTGATAACAGGGATCGCCGCTTTGGGTTATATATTTTTCGAGGGTTTTTCACTGTTCATAACTATAGCGACAGTTCTTGCGATTTTTCAAAGTGCGATTATTCCTTTATCAGATAGTATTTCCTTAAAGTACACAAGCAAGGCCGGAGTCAATTATGGAAATGTACGATTATTTGGGTCCCTCGGTTTTGGACTTGCGGTTTTTATTATGGGCCGACTATCAGAGTGGAACCCGCAAGTAATATTCTACGCGTTTTTCTTAACATTATTGGTTTCAGCAGTATTTTCGATGAAAATGCCTAGAGAATCCTCAGGACGTCCAAGCGGTCTGTTTGCAGGACTGAAGGATTTAATGAAGATGAAGAGGTTTCTTATTTTCCTTGGGGTAACATTCATGGTGTTTGGGCCTAACCTGGCGAATAATTTCTACTTCAGTCTGTTTGTGGAGGACCGCGGGGGAACTTATACAGGGATTGGTATTGCGTTTCTTATCGCAGTGTTATCAGAAATTCCATTCATGAGAGCTGCAGGATTCTGGATTAGTAAGTTAGGACTGCTGAAGGTCGCTCTTTTTGCCGCGCTTGTTTCATTAATTAGATGGGTTTTTTATTTCACTGAGCCAGCTCTATCTCTTGTGTACGCATCAGCTGTTATTCAGGGTTTGTCACTTGGATTGTTCATTCCTGCAGGCTTGCAATATATCCGCGATATCACGCCGATGCATATTACAGCAACGGCAATAACGATTTATTCTGCAGTTGGCAACGGATTAGGTAACTGGTTTTTCACGTTTTTCGGTGGAATTATTTTTGAGGAATTCAGTATTTATGGAGTATACATATTCTTTGCTTCACTGACAGCAATCGGCGTATTGCTGACATTCTGGCTGATCCAAGATGAACAGAAAAGCGCATTGATAAGCACCAATAAGCGTTGGAGCTAG
- a CDS encoding YozQ family protein, with protein sequence MKKSKDKNLDLAGRMYDTSDYQKNDELSNGLAMTHEQASDSYVEGQVGGKIELSSEAQDELNNRGYQ encoded by the coding sequence ATGAAAAAAAGTAAGGATAAGAATCTTGATCTTGCAGGGCGTATGTACGATACATCGGATTATCAGAAGAATGACGAACTTTCAAATGGGCTTGCAATGACCCATGAACAAGCCAGCGACAGTTATGTAGAAGGGCAAGTTGGCGGAAAGATTGAGCTCTCGTCTGAAGCCCAAGATGAATTGAATAATAGAGGTTATCAGTAA
- a CDS encoding transcriptional regulator SplA domain-containing protein, translating into MDLLDPKNLNYGDEVFVIYRNPHVPSVSNIKAGEIVPHPKDPNQYALFLNETLHVIEDDDALYATQAAAEQAYLEAMDPYST; encoded by the coding sequence GTGGATTTACTTGATCCAAAAAATTTGAACTATGGTGATGAAGTGTTTGTGATTTATCGAAACCCTCATGTACCTTCTGTTTCAAACATTAAAGCCGGAGAAATAGTCCCGCATCCGAAAGATCCTAATCAGTACGCGTTATTTCTAAACGAAACCTTACATGTGATTGAAGACGATGATGCTCTATATGCAACACAAGCTGCAGCCGAACAAGCTTATTTAGAGGCAATGGACCCTTATAGCACCTAG
- the yhfH gene encoding protein YhfH, which translates to MMMSPVEFFRNLPKKVCPECGEGMHEQAESYLMECDRCLSKKEE; encoded by the coding sequence ATTATGATGAGTCCGGTTGAATTTTTTCGTAATTTACCAAAGAAGGTTTGCCCTGAGTGTGGTGAAGGAATGCACGAACAAGCTGAGTCATATTTAATGGAATGTGACCGCTGCTTATCGAAAAAAGAGGAATAA
- a CDS encoding PAS domain S-box protein produces the protein MDNLELSFNPILLLVAILLTVMSSYTALDLFSLIKSSDRNKRFLFLGGTFSLGIGIWVMNFFGMLAMNLNGNVSYRIPITVLSIILAISFTAMAFYAMTGKSVQKSNILAGSLFMMLAVLVVHILGMYSMRLDFSYQPFIFLIALALVFVSFYFSFWMLFFSKSFTQGAHGWIKPLSALFVTAAIVEGHFLLTKASSINMNNGLVEQTGIPESLISYLIVFISVLILAGLIGSSALISKRLAVSDTNLKDITDALNSSAIVAITDPKGNITYVNEKFIEISGYSEAELLGQNHSILNSGLHTKAFFKDMWKTIGSGDVWKGEIRNKKKDDSYYWVDTTIVPFLNSKGKPYQYVSIRSDITQRKQAEASLKETLKEVNDINFALDQSSIVAFTDEKGIIKNVNDKFCEISKYDKAELIGNDHSLLNSGLHSKEFFKNLWKTIGSGQVWKGDIRNRAKDGSFYWVDTTIVPFLNENGKPYQYLAIRNDITEKKKSEEMLHRQDKLAAVGQLAAGVAHEIRNPLTSMKGYAEFLQLDEKEPQRQEFIEIILDEIDRVNNIVEEFMVLAKPKAVELEEQNIIPIVQNVVSMLKFEARKRNVKLEFDATEEIVQIECDENRLKQVFLNFIKNGIEAMPDGGDLIVSTKIQDGNVVISIKDTGVGIPPETLKKIGEPFYTTKKNGNGLVLMVSFKIIESHNGKVYIESEQNKGTTFKIMLPAKSA, from the coding sequence ATGGATAATCTGGAATTATCCTTCAATCCAATATTACTGCTAGTAGCCATTTTATTGACAGTCATGTCATCATATACAGCACTCGATTTATTCAGTCTAATAAAATCATCTGATCGAAATAAGCGATTCTTGTTTTTGGGAGGGACATTTTCCCTTGGCATAGGGATCTGGGTTATGAATTTCTTTGGAATGCTTGCAATGAACCTAAATGGCAATGTATCTTACCGAATTCCAATAACAGTATTATCGATTATTTTGGCTATTTCATTTACAGCCATGGCGTTCTATGCAATGACTGGAAAGTCTGTGCAAAAAAGCAATATACTTGCAGGAAGCTTGTTCATGATGCTTGCAGTCCTTGTAGTTCATATTTTAGGAATGTACTCAATGAGGTTAGATTTCAGTTATCAGCCATTTATTTTTCTAATTGCACTTGCACTCGTTTTTGTATCATTTTACTTTTCCTTCTGGATGCTATTCTTTTCAAAAAGTTTCACTCAAGGAGCCCATGGTTGGATTAAGCCGCTAAGTGCTCTATTCGTGACGGCTGCAATTGTAGAAGGTCATTTTCTTTTAACAAAAGCATCTTCTATCAATATGAACAACGGTCTTGTAGAGCAGACGGGAATTCCAGAGTCCCTGATCAGTTATCTTATTGTTTTTATCTCGGTTCTTATCCTTGCTGGCTTGATCGGATCTAGTGCGTTAATCAGCAAAAGGCTTGCAGTTTCAGATACCAATTTGAAGGATATCACAGACGCACTTAATTCATCAGCAATTGTTGCGATCACTGATCCTAAAGGGAACATCACGTATGTTAATGAAAAATTCATTGAGATTTCTGGGTATAGTGAAGCCGAGCTTTTGGGTCAAAATCATTCGATATTGAATTCTGGGCTTCATACGAAGGCATTTTTCAAGGATATGTGGAAAACGATTGGTTCTGGAGATGTGTGGAAGGGTGAAATCCGGAATAAGAAGAAAGATGATTCTTATTATTGGGTTGATACAACTATTGTTCCTTTCCTGAATAGTAAAGGCAAGCCATATCAATATGTCTCAATCCGTTCTGATATTACTCAACGAAAGCAGGCGGAAGCAAGCCTAAAGGAAACACTGAAAGAGGTCAATGATATTAATTTTGCACTCGATCAATCTTCCATCGTGGCTTTTACTGACGAGAAAGGGATCATCAAGAATGTTAATGATAAATTCTGTGAGATCTCTAAATACGACAAGGCCGAATTGATTGGTAATGACCACAGCTTATTGAATTCTGGGTTGCATTCGAAGGAATTCTTTAAAAATCTATGGAAAACGATAGGATCAGGTCAAGTTTGGAAAGGTGATATCCGAAACAGGGCGAAGGACGGTTCTTTTTATTGGGTTGACACCACGATTGTTCCTTTCTTGAATGAAAATGGGAAACCATATCAATATCTTGCCATTCGTAACGACATCACAGAAAAGAAAAAGTCAGAGGAAATGCTGCACCGCCAGGATAAGCTTGCAGCGGTTGGCCAGCTTGCTGCCGGTGTTGCCCATGAAATCAGAAACCCGCTGACATCCATGAAAGGGTATGCTGAATTCCTTCAGCTTGATGAAAAGGAACCGCAGCGTCAGGAGTTTATCGAAATCATACTCGATGAGATTGACCGAGTTAATAATATTGTTGAAGAGTTCATGGTACTTGCAAAACCGAAGGCTGTGGAACTTGAGGAACAAAATATCATTCCGATTGTCCAGAATGTCGTGTCGATGCTAAAGTTTGAAGCAAGAAAAAGAAATGTCAAACTGGAATTTGATGCTACAGAGGAAATTGTTCAGATTGAATGTGATGAGAACCGCTTGAAGCAAGTGTTCTTGAATTTCATTAAAAATGGGATTGAAGCAATGCCTGATGGTGGAGACCTAATAGTTAGCACAAAAATACAAGATGGCAATGTCGTCATCTCCATCAAAGATACAGGTGTTGGAATTCCTCCAGAAACTCTGAAGAAGATTGGAGAACCATTTTACACTACTAAGAAAAATGGGAACGGTCTAGTCCTGATGGTAAGCTTCAAGATTATTGAAAGCCACAATGGAAAAGTATATATCGAAAGTGAACAGAACAAAGGCACGACATTCAAAATTATGCTCCCGGCGAAATCTGCATAA
- the fdhF gene encoding formate dehydrogenase subunit alpha, which translates to MKTPMIRKAGELVKATWDEAYDYIASRLSKLKDEFGPESLSMFACARTTNESNYITQKFMRTAIGSNNIDGCNRTUHAPSVAGLATVFGSGFPTNTLEDIDEAEVLLLMGSNTTEAHPIIGNRIKKAAKGGLKLVVIDPRKIDMVKSAHKHLQINVGTDIALINAIIRIIITEKLYDENFIGRHTEDFDVLLSKVERYTPEYSAEITGLAAEDILEVARIYAKANKAMIAYTLGITEHHCGVNNVFDIANLALLSDHIGKPGSGIMPLRGQNNVQGAGDMGCLPNQLTGAVSLLDDEYRARFENKWKIEINKKVGDTQTRTFDKIDTGEIKALYCIGENPLVADVHMNHTRSLLEKLDFLVVQDIFMTETAEMADVVLPAKSWGEVDGTYTNTDRRVQRVRTAVNAQPGVKEDWEILCELSTKMGYPMGYSSSEEIWNEVRELAWEMYGGISYERLDKEYGIHYPCPDVTHPGTKVLHERFHVDKENEKRSSFVPVEFTPPLELPDEQFPFTLTTGRRYESYNTHTQTRHYAAGVKIKQTEETLDIHPEDALRLHINDGDVVRVSSRRGTLEVKAKITDQVVPVLVFMSFHWSEVPTNVLTLNEYDPISGTAEFKACAVKIETIA; encoded by the coding sequence TTGAAAACACCTATGATCAGAAAAGCAGGAGAGCTTGTTAAGGCTACATGGGATGAAGCATATGACTATATCGCAAGCCGGTTGTCTAAATTGAAGGATGAGTTTGGACCAGAGTCGCTTTCAATGTTCGCATGTGCACGCACTACCAATGAATCGAACTATATTACCCAGAAGTTTATGAGGACTGCTATCGGGAGCAATAATATTGATGGCTGTAACCGAACCTGACACGCTCCTAGTGTCGCCGGTCTGGCGACTGTTTTTGGAAGCGGTTTCCCAACAAATACTTTAGAAGATATTGATGAGGCAGAGGTTCTTTTATTAATGGGATCCAATACAACGGAAGCCCATCCAATCATTGGCAATAGAATAAAAAAAGCTGCCAAAGGCGGTCTTAAATTAGTTGTCATTGATCCAAGAAAAATCGATATGGTCAAATCAGCTCATAAACATTTGCAAATTAACGTTGGGACCGATATTGCGCTGATCAACGCGATTATTAGAATTATCATTACTGAAAAATTGTATGATGAAAATTTCATTGGCAGACACACTGAAGATTTTGATGTGCTGCTGTCAAAGGTTGAACGATACACACCTGAATATTCAGCAGAAATTACAGGTTTAGCAGCAGAAGATATTCTTGAAGTTGCTAGAATTTATGCAAAGGCCAACAAAGCTATGATTGCATACACACTAGGTATTACAGAGCACCACTGTGGCGTGAACAACGTATTCGATATCGCCAACCTTGCGTTGCTGAGTGACCATATCGGGAAGCCTGGTTCCGGCATTATGCCATTAAGAGGGCAGAATAACGTTCAGGGCGCAGGAGATATGGGTTGTTTACCGAACCAGCTGACGGGTGCTGTAAGCTTACTGGATGACGAGTATCGGGCACGCTTCGAAAATAAATGGAAGATAGAAATCAATAAAAAAGTCGGTGACACACAGACGAGGACCTTCGATAAAATCGATACAGGGGAAATCAAAGCATTATATTGCATAGGAGAGAATCCGCTAGTTGCCGATGTTCACATGAACCATACTAGAAGCTTATTAGAAAAACTCGATTTCCTTGTTGTTCAAGATATTTTCATGACAGAAACAGCTGAGATGGCTGATGTCGTGCTGCCAGCCAAGTCATGGGGCGAGGTTGACGGCACATACACGAATACAGACAGGAGAGTACAGCGTGTACGCACCGCGGTCAATGCACAGCCAGGAGTAAAGGAAGATTGGGAGATATTATGTGAACTCTCCACTAAGATGGGGTATCCAATGGGATATAGTTCTAGCGAAGAAATTTGGAATGAAGTAAGAGAACTTGCCTGGGAGATGTATGGCGGCATCTCTTATGAACGTCTTGATAAAGAGTATGGAATACACTATCCATGTCCCGATGTAACTCATCCTGGCACGAAAGTACTTCATGAAAGATTTCATGTTGATAAAGAAAATGAAAAGCGCTCAAGTTTTGTACCAGTTGAATTCACACCACCTTTAGAACTGCCTGATGAACAATTTCCTTTTACTCTGACGACCGGCAGGAGGTATGAATCCTACAATACTCATACACAAACCCGTCACTATGCAGCTGGTGTGAAAATTAAGCAAACAGAGGAAACGTTGGATATACATCCTGAAGATGCACTGCGCCTTCATATTAATGACGGCGATGTTGTAAGGGTAAGTTCAAGGCGGGGAACTCTTGAGGTAAAGGCGAAAATAACAGATCAGGTAGTTCCCGTCCTCGTTTTCATGAGTTTCCATTGGTCTGAAGTTCCAACTAACGTTCTTACCTTAAATGAATATGACCCTATATCCGGGACTGCAGAATTTAAAGCATGTGCAGTTAAAATTGAAACAATTGCATAA
- a CDS encoding 3D domain-containing protein gives MKKSLLSLVAAAAISGAAGTQAQAEEIVVHKGDTLWGISKEYGVTVGSLKEWNNLSSDVIHPNDLLEVSPIKYAHVRNGDTLWNIAKAYGVTVNDLKEWNKLSSDLIHPGMKLAVYTNMPTEMKVEKETAKQAVTPVATPAVTPASQATAKPAAAPASQATAKPAATTNQITVEATAYTANCTGCSGITKTGVNLKANPNAKVIAVDPTVIPLGSKVYVEGYGYATAEDIGGAIKGNRIDVFIPTQSAALQWGRKQVKVTILD, from the coding sequence ATGAAAAAGTCATTATTATCTTTGGTTGCAGCAGCGGCAATTTCTGGAGCTGCCGGTACACAAGCACAGGCAGAGGAAATCGTCGTACATAAGGGGGATACACTTTGGGGTATTTCTAAGGAATACGGCGTAACAGTGGGTTCATTAAAAGAATGGAATAATTTATCGAGTGATGTAATCCATCCGAACGATTTACTAGAAGTATCTCCTATAAAGTATGCACATGTTAGAAACGGTGATACGCTTTGGAATATTGCAAAAGCTTATGGTGTTACAGTAAACGATTTAAAAGAATGGAATAAATTATCATCAGATCTTATTCATCCTGGTATGAAATTGGCTGTGTATACAAACATGCCAACTGAGATGAAGGTCGAGAAAGAGACTGCCAAGCAGGCTGTTACTCCTGTTGCAACGCCCGCAGTAACACCTGCAAGTCAGGCAACGGCTAAGCCGGCAGCAGCACCTGCAAGTCAGGCAACAGCTAAGCCTGCAGCAACGACAAACCAGATTACCGTTGAAGCGACAGCTTATACAGCAAATTGCACAGGATGCTCAGGAATCACGAAGACTGGTGTGAACTTGAAAGCTAACCCGAATGCAAAAGTAATTGCTGTTGATCCAACTGTTATTCCTCTTGGATCTAAAGTGTATGTTGAAGGTTATGGCTATGCCACTGCTGAAGATATTGGCGGAGCCATCAAAGGAAATCGCATCGATGTCTTTATCCCTACTCAAAGCGCTGCTCTTCAGTGGGGAAGAAAGCAAGTGAAAGTTACAATCTTAGATTAA